Below is a window of Streptomyces sp. ITFR-16 DNA.
TGAGGGCCGTACCCCGCGGGGGTGCGGCCCTCGGTCCCATTAGGCTGGCGCCATGCGTGATCTCGGGGTGGGTTTCGGCTATTTGATCAAGGGTCAGCGCTGGGTCGTCCGGCACGGCAGATGGCTCGGTATAGGGCTTCTGCCCGGTCTGATCACGCTCGTCCTGTACGCGGGCGCGCTCGTCGGCCTCGGCTTCGGCGCCGACGACTTCGTGGACTGGGCGACCCCGTTCGCCGACGACTGGTCCTCGCCCTGGCTCGGCCTGCTGCGCAACACCCTGACCGCCCTGGTGTTCGTCTTCGGGGTGTTCCTCGCCGTGATCACCTTCACCGCCGTGACCCTGCTGGTCGGGCAGCCCTTCTACGAGTCGCTGTCCGAGGAGGTCGACCGCGCCGAGGGCGGCGAGGTCCCCGAGTCCGGACTGCCGCTGTGGCGGGAGCTGTGGATCTCCGCCCGCGACAGCGTGCGCATCCTGGTGCGGGTCCTGCTGTACGCCGTCCTGCTCTTCGCCCTCGGCTTCGTCCCGGTCGCCGGGCAGACCGTCGTCCCCGTCCTCGGCTTCTGTGTCACCGGCTACTTCCTGGCGGAGGAACTCACCGCCGTCGCGCTCCAGCGCCGAGGCCTGGTGCTGAAGGACCGGCTGGTCCTGCTGCGCGGCCGGCGGCTGCTGACGCTCGGCTTCGGCGTCCCGCTGGGGCTCGCGTTCCTGGTCCCGTTCGTCGCGGTGTTCCTGATGCCGGGAGCGGTGGCCGGCGCGACGCTGCTGGCGCGCGACCTGGTCGGCGCGGACGACTCGGACGACGAGGACGACGACGGCGACGAGGAGCCGGACGACGCGGACGACGGTGCGGACCCCGCCCCGGTGCCGGTTCCGCCCCCGGCCCCGCCCGCGCCCGGCACCAACGAGAACTGACCGACGAGAACGGGAGCCAAGGACCCACCATGACCGAGATCTTCGCCGTCGCCGTCATCACCGTCCTCGCGGTCATCAGCCCGGGTGCCGACTTCGCGATGGTCGTGCGCAACAGCTATCTGTACGGCCGCACCACCGGCCTCCTCGCGGCCACCGGGGTCGCCGCGGGCGTCCTCGTCCACGTCACGTACACCATGCTCGGCGTCGGGCTGCTGATCGCGTCCTCGACCGCCCTGTTCACCGCGCTCAAGCTGGCGGGCGCCGCGTACCTCGTCTACATCGGCGTACGGACCTTCTTCGCCCGCAACGACCTGGACGTCGACCTGGAGCCGAAGTCCGGCCTGACGCCGTTCGGGGCGCTGCGCACCGGCTTCCTCACCAACGCGCTGAACCCCAAGACCACCCTCTTCGTCGTCTCGACCTTCACCCAGGTGGTCGGACCGGACACCGGCCTGTGGCAGCAGGCCGGTTACGGGCTCTTCATGTCCGTCGCCCACTTCGGCTGGTTCGGGCTCGTCGCGCTGTTCTTCTCGCACGCCCGGCTGCGCACCGCGATGCTGCGGTGGCAGAAGGTCCTCAACCGGGGCATCGGCTCGGTGCTCGTCGGGCTGGGCGTCACCCTCGGCTTCGCCCGCTGACCCGGGTCCTGTCAGCCCGCCCGGCGCACCGAGAACCCGTACACCGTCGTCGACACGTACTCCTCGCCCGGCCGCAGCACCGTGCTCGGGAACTCCGGCCGGTTCGGGGAGTCCGGGAAGTGCTGGGTCTCCAGCGCGATCCCGGCGCACGGGCCGAACGGCCGCCCGTCGAAGTGGTCCGCCGTGTAGAGCTGGAGGCCCGGCTCGGTCGTCGTGACGGTCAGGACCCGCCCCGACCCCTCGTCGTACAGCTCGGCCGCCGGCGCCGCGCCGTCCGTGTCCAGCACGAAGTTGTGGTCGTACTCCTTGGAGACCGGCTTCGGCTCCCGGAAGTCGAAGCGGGTCCCGTCCACCGGCAGGAACTCACCGGTCGGCAGCGACTCCGCGTCGGCCGGGGTGACCGAGGCGGCGGCGATCCGCAGCCGCTGGCCCAGCGCGCTGCCGCTCTCGGCGCCGGCCAGGTTCCAGTACGTGTGGTTGGTCAGGTTCAGCACGGTCGGCGCGTCCGTCGTCGCCCGGTAGGCGATGCGCAGCGCCCCGTCCGCGTCCAGCGTGTACGCCGCGGTGAGCTCCAGGCGGCCGGGAAAGCCCTCCTCGCCGTCCGCCGCCACGAGGGAGAGCTCCACCCCGTCCGCGATCTCCCGGGCGTCCCACACACGCTTGTCGAAGCCGCGCGCCCCGCCGTGCACATGGTTGCGGCCCTCGTTGCGCGTGAGGTGGTGCGTCCGTCCGTCGAGGTCGAACGACGCCCCGCCGATCCGGTTCGCGTACCGCCCGACCAGCGCGCCGAAGTAGGGCCCGGTGTACTCCTGGTAGGAGGCGAGGTCCGGCAGCCCGAGCGCGATCCCGGCCCGCGCCCCGTCCCGGTCCGGGACCTCGACCGACTGCACGATCCCGCCGTACGTCAGCACGCGCACCCGTGTGCCGTCCCGCTCCAGCGTCCAGCGGTGCACGGCGGTGCCGTCCGCGAGGGTGCCGAAGTGTTCCGTGCGCATCGCCGTGTTCGAACCCGTCTCCATGATCACGGACTTTACGCGGGCGGGCGGGCCGCCGTGACGTTGCGGTACGCGATCTCGGCCAGCCGGGCCTGTCCGTTGCGGCCGGGGTGGAACCAGTCCCACTGGCTGAGCTGCTTGCCGGTGAAGCGGTAGTCGAACACCGCCCCGCCGTCGTAACGGCAGCGCGTGTCCTTCGCGCACACCTCGCGCAGCACCTCGTTGTACGCCACGACGCGCTCCTGCACCGCGGCCCGCCGGGCCACCGCCGAGGCGCTCATGTCGTCCGCGTTGCTCAGCATCGACTTGCAGATCCCCAGCTTCCAGATCTGCTTGCCCAGCTGATTGCCGCGCCCCGTCGACCAGAGCCGCATCAGGTCCGGCACGCTCGACACGTACACCTGCGCCTTCGGTGCCTCGGCGCGCAGCTGACGCATCGACGCCCGGAACGAGGCGCGGAAATCGGCCACCGGGGTCATGGTGCGCACCGAGTCCCGGCAGGCGTCGTTGGCGCCGATCATCACCGTCACCAGATCCGGGTCCTCCTTCGCGGCCAGCGCCATCTGCTCCGGCAACTGGGCGATCCGGGCCCCCGTCTCGGCGTGGTTCCAGCTGCGGGCGGCGGCCCCGGAGGAGCCGAGGAGCCGTACGGCCAGACTGCGCACCGTGCTGTCCGTCCCGGTCGACCATGACACCTCGGGGCAGTCCGCCAGCACCGAACAGGCGTCGAAACCCCGGGTGATGGAGTCCCCGACCGCGGCGATCGACTTCGGGCTGCGGTCCCACACCGGTCCGGCCGCCGGGGACGGCTTGCGCGCGGTGGCCGACGAGCCCTTGGTGGTCCCGTCGGATCCGGAGTCGCAGCCGGTCAGCGCGGCCGTGCCGAGGAACGACAGCGCGGCCAGCGCGGCCAGTGCGGTGCGCGAGCGGTGCCGTACGGACCGATCCGGCATTCCCTGTTCCCCTCCTGTCCCATGCCTCCGGCACACCCTCGCGGCACCGGTCGGCGGGCCCGCGTCCTCCGGCGGGTGAATGCCGGGTGAATCAGGGGCCCGGGACCGACGGTACGTCACACCTCGGACGCCGAGGCGCGGTAGCTTTTCCACGTCGAACCAGTGGCTCCTTCGTCCGCCCGGCTCCACTCGGGTGGCATCCGAACATCACATCACGTCACATACTGTCGCTTTTCCGGAGAATAACTCCCGATGCTGTTTACTGATGACAACCTCGGGCAGCGGCCGAGAAAAGGCGGTACGGGCGCGAGGCCGCTGGGGAAGGCGAACCTCGTCCCACACTGGAGGTCCCGGTGACGACACGTGGAGTCCTGTACGTTCACTCCGCACCGCGCGCGCTCTGCCCACACGTCGAATGGGCGGTGGCGGGTGTCCTCGGTGTGCGGGTCCAGCTCGACTGGATCAGACAGCCGGCCGCGCCCGGTACCTGGCGCTCCGAATTCTCCTGGCAGGCCCGCTCGGGCACGGCGTCCAAGCTCGCCTCCGCGCTGCGCGGCTGGGACCTCCTGCGCTTCGAGGTGACGGCGGAGCCGTCGCCGTCGGCGGAGGGGGAGCGGTACAGCTCGACGCCGGGGCTGGGGATCTTCCACGCCGTCACCGGCATGCACGGCGACATCCTGGTCCCGGAGGACCGGCTGCGGGCCGCGCTCGCCCGTTCGCTGGGCGGCGAGTCGGACCTGGAGGCGGAGATCGCCAAACTCCTCGGCAAGCCGTGGGACGACGAACTGGAGTCCTTCCGCCACGCGGGCGAGGGCGCCCCGGTCCGCTGGCTCCACCAGGTGGTGTGACCCCGGCCCCACCGGGCTCCGCCCCCGGCAAGGGCCGCAGACAGCAGGAAGCCCGCCTCCCCGGCAAGGGGGAAGCGGGCTTCACCGCGTGAGGTCACACGCTCCGGAACGCCAGCACCACGTTGTGGCCACCGAAGCCGAACGAGTTGTTGATCGCCGCGATCGGCCCCTCAGGCAACGCGCGCGGCGCATCGCGGACGATGTCCGCCTCGACCGCGTCGTCGAGGTTCTCGACGTTGATCGTCGGCGGCGCCATCCGGTGGTGCAGCGCCAGCACCGTCGCCACGGTCTCGATGCCACCCGCCCCACCGAGCAGGTGCCCCGTCATCGACTTCGTCGCGGAGATCGCGACATGGTCCAGATCGTCGCCCAGCACCTTGCGCAGGGCCTTCAGCTCCGCCACGTCGCCCTGCGGGGTGGACGTCGCGTGCGCGTTCAGGTGGACGACCTCGGACGGCTTGAGGTCCGTCTGGTCCAGCAGGTTCTGCATCGCCGCGGCGATACCGCGACCCGTCGGCTCGGGCTGCGCGATGTGGTGGGCGTCGGCCGAGAGACCCTGGCCCAGCACCTCGCAGTAGACCCGGGCGCCCCGTGCGGCCGCGTGCTCCGCGGACTCCAGGACGACGACACCGGCGCCCTCACCGAGGACGAAGCCGTCCCGGGCGGTGTCGTAGGGGCGCGACGCCTTCTCGGGCTCGTCGTTGCTCTTGGACATCGCCATCATGTTGGCGAACGCGGCGATCGGCAGCGGGTGGATCGCCGCCTCGGTGCCACCGGCGAGGACCACGTCGGCACGGCCGGTGCGGATCATCTCGACGGCGTAGCCGATCGCCTCGGCACCCGACGCACAGGCGGAGACCGGGGTGTGGACGCCCGCCTGGGCGTTCACCTCGATCCCGACGTTCGCGGCCGGGCCGTTGGGCATGAGCATGGGCACGGTGTGCGGGGAGACGCGGCGTACGCCCTTCTCCTTCAGCACGTCGTACTGGTCGAGCAGGGTGATCACGCCGCCGATACCGGAGGCGATGACCGAACCCAGCCGCTCGGGCTGGATCTTCTCGTCCTCACCGGCCTTGCCGGTGAACCCCGCGTCCGCCCACGCCTCGCGGGCCGCGATCAGCGCGAACTGCGCCGACCGGTCCAGCTTGCGCGCGAGCGGACGGGGCAGGACGTCAGCGGGATCGACGGCCGCGAGGGCCGCGATCCGGACAGGCAGTTCGGCGAAACGTTCGCCCTCAAGAGGCTTGACGCCGGACCGGCCGGCCATCAGACCTTCCCAGGTCGATGCGGAATCGCCACCCAGCGGAGTGGTTGCGCCGATACCGGTGACGACCACGGTGCGATTGGTCGAGTTCACTGGAAAATCTTCTCCACGTGTAGAGGGTCGTGAATCAGCGGCGCCACCGCCGGGTGGCGACACACGAACCGGCTGGATCAGGCCTGGTGCTTGAGGATGTAGTCGGCGGCGTCGCCGACCGTCTTGAGGTTCTTGACGTCCTCGTCCGGGATCTTGACCTCGAAGCGCTCCTCGGCGGCGACGACGACCTCGACCATGGACAGCGAGTCGACATCGAGGTCGTCGGTGAAGGACTTGTCCAGCTGGACGTCCTCGGCCGGGATACCGGCGATCTCGTTGACGATCTCGGCGAGACCCTCGAGGATCTCTTCCTGCGTGGCGGCCATG
It encodes the following:
- a CDS encoding SGNH/GDSL hydrolase family protein, with the protein product MPDRSVRHRSRTALAALAALSFLGTAALTGCDSGSDGTTKGSSATARKPSPAAGPVWDRSPKSIAAVGDSITRGFDACSVLADCPEVSWSTGTDSTVRSLAVRLLGSSGAAARSWNHAETGARIAQLPEQMALAAKEDPDLVTVMIGANDACRDSVRTMTPVADFRASFRASMRQLRAEAPKAQVYVSSVPDLMRLWSTGRGNQLGKQIWKLGICKSMLSNADDMSASAVARRAAVQERVVAYNEVLREVCAKDTRCRYDGGAVFDYRFTGKQLSQWDWFHPGRNGQARLAEIAYRNVTAARPPA
- a CDS encoding aldose epimerase family protein; translation: METGSNTAMRTEHFGTLADGTAVHRWTLERDGTRVRVLTYGGIVQSVEVPDRDGARAGIALGLPDLASYQEYTGPYFGALVGRYANRIGGASFDLDGRTHHLTRNEGRNHVHGGARGFDKRVWDAREIADGVELSLVAADGEEGFPGRLELTAAYTLDADGALRIAYRATTDAPTVLNLTNHTYWNLAGAESGSALGQRLRIAAASVTPADAESLPTGEFLPVDGTRFDFREPKPVSKEYDHNFVLDTDGAAPAAELYDEGSGRVLTVTTTEPGLQLYTADHFDGRPFGPCAGIALETQHFPDSPNRPEFPSTVLRPGEEYVSTTVYGFSVRRAG
- a CDS encoding EI24 domain-containing protein, whose translation is MRDLGVGFGYLIKGQRWVVRHGRWLGIGLLPGLITLVLYAGALVGLGFGADDFVDWATPFADDWSSPWLGLLRNTLTALVFVFGVFLAVITFTAVTLLVGQPFYESLSEEVDRAEGGEVPESGLPLWRELWISARDSVRILVRVLLYAVLLFALGFVPVAGQTVVPVLGFCVTGYFLAEELTAVALQRRGLVLKDRLVLLRGRRLLTLGFGVPLGLAFLVPFVAVFLMPGAVAGATLLARDLVGADDSDDEDDDGDEEPDDADDGADPAPVPVPPPAPPAPGTNEN
- a CDS encoding acyl carrier protein, with protein sequence MAATQEEILEGLAEIVNEIAGIPAEDVQLDKSFTDDLDVDSLSMVEVVVAAEERFEVKIPDEDVKNLKTVGDAADYILKHQA
- a CDS encoding LysE family transporter encodes the protein MTEIFAVAVITVLAVISPGADFAMVVRNSYLYGRTTGLLAATGVAAGVLVHVTYTMLGVGLLIASSTALFTALKLAGAAYLVYIGVRTFFARNDLDVDLEPKSGLTPFGALRTGFLTNALNPKTTLFVVSTFTQVVGPDTGLWQQAGYGLFMSVAHFGWFGLVALFFSHARLRTAMLRWQKVLNRGIGSVLVGLGVTLGFAR
- a CDS encoding DUF3145 domain-containing protein, translating into MTTRGVLYVHSAPRALCPHVEWAVAGVLGVRVQLDWIRQPAAPGTWRSEFSWQARSGTASKLASALRGWDLLRFEVTAEPSPSAEGERYSSTPGLGIFHAVTGMHGDILVPEDRLRAALARSLGGESDLEAEIAKLLGKPWDDELESFRHAGEGAPVRWLHQVV
- the fabF gene encoding beta-ketoacyl-ACP synthase II, with amino-acid sequence MNSTNRTVVVTGIGATTPLGGDSASTWEGLMAGRSGVKPLEGERFAELPVRIAALAAVDPADVLPRPLARKLDRSAQFALIAAREAWADAGFTGKAGEDEKIQPERLGSVIASGIGGVITLLDQYDVLKEKGVRRVSPHTVPMLMPNGPAANVGIEVNAQAGVHTPVSACASGAEAIGYAVEMIRTGRADVVLAGGTEAAIHPLPIAAFANMMAMSKSNDEPEKASRPYDTARDGFVLGEGAGVVVLESAEHAAARGARVYCEVLGQGLSADAHHIAQPEPTGRGIAAAMQNLLDQTDLKPSEVVHLNAHATSTPQGDVAELKALRKVLGDDLDHVAISATKSMTGHLLGGAGGIETVATVLALHHRMAPPTINVENLDDAVEADIVRDAPRALPEGPIAAINNSFGFGGHNVVLAFRSV